A single genomic interval of Syntrophobotulus glycolicus DSM 8271 harbors:
- a CDS encoding flagellar hook-basal body protein — translation MIRGLYTAAAGMLANNQQSDTIDQNIENLKTPGYRQASEKLQAFPAMLVERMEPSSTEPVVMERTPIGSLGTGVQIESVMYQDGPGMLRETGNQTDVAITARGYFAVSTPDGERYTRSGHFLLDSAGGLRTPSGCPVLGQNGPVGPIPENFEIREDGTMINKEDNMEVDRLRLVDIPTEALQREGDTLLFSSSEGVVDIPAGEVRLKQGYVEESNVNLNAQIVKMLEVVRSYSANQKVVQTNDSLLQKAVNEIGKLA, via the coding sequence ATGATCAGAGGGCTATATACGGCGGCAGCCGGAATGCTGGCAAATAATCAGCAGAGTGATACGATCGACCAAAATATTGAGAACCTGAAAACACCGGGGTACAGGCAGGCCAGTGAAAAATTGCAGGCCTTCCCCGCTATGCTGGTGGAAAGAATGGAACCTTCGTCAACAGAACCGGTTGTGATGGAAAGGACGCCGATCGGGAGTCTGGGGACCGGAGTTCAGATTGAAAGCGTGATGTATCAGGATGGCCCGGGGATGCTCAGGGAGACAGGAAATCAAACGGATGTGGCGATAACCGCGAGAGGCTATTTTGCTGTTTCCACGCCGGATGGAGAAAGATATACGCGCAGCGGCCATTTTCTTTTGGATTCCGCGGGTGGCCTGCGCACGCCCAGTGGTTGTCCCGTTTTGGGACAAAACGGTCCGGTAGGTCCAATACCGGAAAACTTTGAGATTCGTGAAGACGGAACGATGATCAATAAAGAAGACAATATGGAAGTGGATCGCTTGAGATTGGTGGATATCCCGACAGAGGCCCTGCAGCGGGAAGGAGATACTCTTCTTTTCAGTTCAAGCGAGGGTGTTGTGGATATTCCCGCGGGTGAGGTCAGATTAAAACAAGGATATGTGGAAGAATCAAATGTCAACCTTAATGCTCAGATCGTGAAAATGCTCGAAGTGGTCAGATCATATTCGGCAAATCAGAAAGTGGTTCAGACCAATGATTCACTTCTCCAGAAAGCAGTAAATGAAATCGGCAAACTGGCGTAA
- a CDS encoding TldD/PmbA family protein, with protein sequence MKNNHIAQIVRETAVLADQGYLIVRAQSNQKWSVRLNNGKIEKMTVDHDQGMGVQAWTKNGTSGFACEDRITRETGTVLVRRAWELAEQNERYQGEKNKNIFLAPLVNEGLDVHGESGFDNITPEQIIEKTSQIHQNLLNGTCLSKGTVSWQTNYFQVEDHWWIGRSDGSLVSYTVPRSVIIHIGTVKADGQVQSMQVHRSAAGPDLLSSELDDRILERRAYNRAEFALRVLQAGTISAGSYPLVIDYGLAKGLAHEAFGHAVESDLLQQSVLGEKGKLRKNLKIAPETVDIVDGPLLNDWADQPYSANGIPRKNVYIVQKGVLREQLGDIFSGETGEGIVSDAARTEDYASIPLPRMTNIRLIINNTVELKHSEDLFEEIRSLQEVMQKNKLLEEKDHLLLLGYRGGQVNTKTGDFVFQCDGIVNLADPRLTIYKPTIFSGRILSALKALKAGVGEEVFDAIGTCGKGGQSVPSSGGSSSYVLLNRDEQIRLGGDANK encoded by the coding sequence TTGAAGAACAACCATATTGCTCAGATTGTCCGAGAAACGGCAGTCCTTGCAGATCAGGGGTATTTGATCGTGAGAGCCCAGTCAAATCAAAAATGGAGTGTCAGGTTGAATAACGGAAAGATTGAGAAAATGACCGTAGATCACGATCAAGGAATGGGTGTGCAGGCATGGACAAAAAACGGAACCAGCGGCTTTGCCTGTGAAGACAGGATAACCCGGGAAACCGGGACGGTACTGGTGAGGAGGGCCTGGGAGCTTGCCGAGCAAAATGAAAGATATCAAGGAGAAAAAAATAAAAATATTTTCTTGGCCCCTTTGGTCAATGAGGGACTGGATGTTCATGGCGAAAGCGGTTTTGACAACATAACCCCTGAACAGATCATCGAAAAAACTTCCCAAATTCATCAAAATCTTTTAAACGGGACCTGTCTGAGCAAAGGAACGGTGTCCTGGCAAACAAATTATTTCCAGGTGGAAGACCACTGGTGGATAGGAAGATCCGACGGCAGTCTGGTCTCTTATACAGTGCCTCGTTCGGTCATCATCCATATAGGAACGGTCAAGGCAGATGGGCAGGTTCAAAGTATGCAGGTTCATCGCAGTGCTGCGGGACCGGATCTTTTGAGCTCTGAGCTTGACGATCGGATTTTGGAGAGAAGGGCGTATAACCGGGCGGAATTTGCTTTAAGGGTATTGCAGGCAGGCACAATTTCAGCGGGAAGCTATCCCCTGGTCATTGATTACGGTTTAGCGAAGGGACTGGCCCATGAAGCATTTGGTCATGCTGTGGAATCAGATCTTTTGCAGCAGTCGGTACTGGGAGAAAAGGGAAAGCTGCGCAAAAATCTGAAAATTGCCCCGGAAACTGTGGATATTGTTGATGGTCCGCTCCTTAATGATTGGGCTGATCAGCCTTATTCCGCCAATGGGATACCCAGAAAAAATGTCTATATTGTTCAAAAGGGCGTCCTCAGGGAGCAATTAGGAGATATTTTCAGCGGAGAAACCGGGGAAGGAATTGTCTCGGATGCCGCGAGGACGGAAGATTATGCTTCCATACCCTTGCCCCGCATGACGAATATCAGATTAATCATTAACAATACAGTTGAGCTGAAGCACAGTGAAGATCTCTTTGAGGAGATCAGATCATTGCAGGAAGTAATGCAGAAAAACAAGCTGCTGGAAGAAAAGGATCACCTGCTTCTTTTAGGCTACAGAGGCGGGCAGGTGAATACCAAAACAGGGGATTTTGTTTTCCAATGTGACGGAATCGTCAATCTGGCCGATCCCCGGCTGACCATATATAAGCCGACCATTTTCAGCGGCAGGATATTGTCGGCTTTAAAGGCACTGAAAGCGGGAGTGGGAGAAGAGGTATTCGATGCCATCGGAACCTGTGGTAAAGGCGGCCAGTCTGTTCCTTCAAGCGGGGGCAGCAGCAGTTATGTTCTGTTAAACCGTGATGAGCAGATCCGTCTGGGAGGTGACGCGAACAAATGA
- a CDS encoding flagellar hook-basal body protein: MRISAEYMNLLQSRLDMVGNNLANANTTAFKQQLLSEEEGMDTQELSKSRAMYGGVAPGIAADQTALPVYNGNRFDFSQGTLVQSDQPQNMAISGEGFFQVAAANGRTGYTRAGNFGPDGNGRIVNPQGLLLELGAEIPENASDLSIGSDGKITAVVDDELTELGQLTLARFENPHGLQQAGDDIYLETDQSGPPLTGNPGTEGFGQIQGGMLERSNTDTAKAMSNMIEAQRAYQIEIGITKDQDQMIAEAIALRG, from the coding sequence ATGCGCATATCTGCTGAATATATGAATCTTCTGCAAAGCCGCTTGGATATGGTCGGGAATAATTTGGCGAATGCCAATACCACGGCGTTTAAACAACAGCTCCTTTCTGAGGAGGAAGGGATGGACACCCAGGAGCTCAGCAAAAGCAGGGCCATGTACGGCGGTGTGGCGCCGGGGATTGCCGCAGACCAGACCGCCCTTCCGGTCTACAACGGGAATCGCTTTGATTTCTCCCAGGGGACGCTGGTTCAGTCTGATCAGCCTCAGAATATGGCGATCAGCGGGGAAGGCTTTTTTCAGGTGGCAGCGGCAAACGGCAGGACCGGCTATACAAGAGCGGGAAATTTCGGTCCTGACGGCAATGGCAGGATCGTCAATCCTCAGGGCCTATTGTTGGAGCTGGGAGCTGAAATCCCGGAAAATGCCTCCGATCTTTCCATCGGCAGTGACGGAAAAATCACGGCGGTAGTTGATGATGAGCTGACTGAGCTTGGTCAATTGACGCTGGCAAGATTTGAAAATCCTCACGGATTGCAGCAGGCCGGAGATGACATTTATTTGGAAACGGATCAATCCGGACCGCCTCTTACAGGAAATCCGGGAACGGAGGGTTTCGGGCAAATTCAAGGAGGTATGCTGGAACGGTCAAATACCGACACGGCCAAGGCCATGAGCAATATGATTGAAGCCCAGAGAGCGTACCAGATTGAAATCGGCATCACCAAAGATCAGGATCAAATGATCGCAGAGGCAATTGCGCTTAGGGGGTAA
- a CDS encoding flagellar hook-length control protein FliK — protein MNAAEVLSTLSVDSGKSEYGRKQGEGSGIDGTLFAMLLGSLLTNQGELKEQNEDVQGYALAGEMFGNGAYSQFLQRISPAGMEADSGKTGRNSIQDYLTKLTGELLLNPIQFQGTEADGGAQIVGDSNFLAGLADAVKTGSVATGSGEGVSLDFSELEKYIGILNQVEKLSGKLELKAGGEPRQSAQAPVNNQDQSGDSAFATVAIFSGEKSDDLTVKGNQARTDNQVWTENQAGTENQVRVENQLQAESQVRMDKQASTGDKDWTDSDSQAETNDQAGTDRTRADHRVQTDNSVQINNQALFKHNEAVLTALTNPAKLWAQVLEAVHAQRGTGNREVNEISLQLQPEELGKLHVSMKMENGQLHMIINASEQATGAFIQNHMAELKESLSQAGIECGAMQMGLGSENDKKQNWNDGQSGGRQFRAAEEQESARTFSMMGYGLSAPVHEQGSINVSV, from the coding sequence ATGAATGCGGCGGAAGTTCTTTCGACATTGAGTGTGGACAGCGGTAAATCTGAGTATGGCCGGAAGCAAGGCGAAGGTTCAGGAATAGACGGAACGCTCTTTGCCATGCTTTTAGGCAGTCTGCTCACAAATCAGGGAGAGTTGAAAGAACAGAATGAAGATGTTCAGGGTTATGCTCTTGCGGGAGAGATGTTTGGAAACGGAGCATATTCTCAATTTCTTCAGCGTATTTCACCGGCGGGCATGGAGGCCGATTCCGGGAAAACCGGCCGGAATTCCATTCAGGATTATCTGACAAAGCTCACAGGAGAATTGCTTCTGAACCCGATTCAGTTTCAGGGAACCGAAGCAGACGGCGGAGCTCAGATAGTCGGCGATTCGAATTTCCTGGCCGGGTTAGCAGATGCCGTTAAAACAGGGAGTGTTGCAACGGGATCAGGAGAGGGAGTATCCCTCGATTTTTCGGAGTTGGAAAAATATATTGGTATCCTTAATCAGGTTGAAAAATTATCCGGGAAACTGGAACTGAAGGCAGGAGGAGAACCTCGGCAGAGCGCTCAAGCTCCGGTCAATAATCAAGATCAGTCCGGGGATTCCGCTTTTGCGACAGTGGCGATATTCTCCGGGGAAAAATCCGATGACCTGACGGTCAAAGGCAATCAAGCCCGGACAGACAACCAGGTTTGGACAGAGAATCAGGCTGGGACGGAGAATCAAGTCCGGGTAGAAAATCAGCTGCAGGCAGAAAGTCAGGTCCGGATGGATAAGCAAGCTTCGACAGGCGACAAAGACTGGACGGACAGCGACAGCCAGGCAGAGACGAATGACCAGGCAGGGACTGATCGGACACGGGCAGATCACCGGGTTCAGACGGATAATTCCGTTCAGATAAACAACCAGGCATTATTCAAACATAATGAAGCGGTACTTACGGCCTTAACCAATCCGGCCAAGCTTTGGGCGCAAGTCCTGGAAGCTGTTCATGCCCAAAGAGGCACAGGAAACAGGGAAGTCAATGAGATTTCTCTTCAATTGCAGCCGGAGGAATTAGGAAAGCTGCATGTTTCCATGAAAATGGAAAATGGGCAGCTCCATATGATCATCAATGCTTCGGAACAAGCGACCGGGGCTTTTATCCAGAACCACATGGCGGAGCTGAAGGAGAGCCTGTCGCAGGCAGGGATTGAATGCGGTGCTATGCAGATGGGGTTAGGCTCGGAAAACGATAAAAAACAGAATTGGAACGACGGCCAGAGCGGCGGCAGGCAGTTTAGGGCTGCCGAAGAACAGGAATCCGCCAGGACTTTCAGTATGATGGGATATGGGCTGTCTGCTCCCGTTCATGAACAGGGAAGCATAAATGTCAGTGTTTAG
- a CDS encoding LCP family protein, with the protein MEQLRRKTIKILAVVLMILVAAGTLGYYFVFTKQDNNLDIADDGFLNNRVSFLLIGADKRPQDPGFNADSIIMASVDPQSKIISMLSIPRDTRVRLSEDNFVKMNSVPMLESTSVLMDKVTELTGVPLQGYIMTNFNGFKSIIDTLGGIDLYVEKDMYYETGDNEDGYINLKQGEQRLNGEQALQYARFRHDALADISRTARQQKVLRAVADQLLQVKTITRLPALIAQFKAAVETNLSLTDLLRMAKAAAAFDSSNIVAQTLPGAFLDYDGISYWEVNPEQTKITVQNLFLGITSDKVIDNEVIDLLDPGIKAHIKVPGNPQDPNSKKSPSYQDFLKNYPLPSATERKND; encoded by the coding sequence GTGGAACAATTGCGAAGAAAAACAATCAAAATTTTGGCAGTAGTTCTGATGATCCTTGTTGCAGCAGGTACGTTAGGTTACTATTTTGTGTTTACAAAGCAGGACAATAATTTAGATATCGCCGACGACGGTTTTTTAAACAACAGGGTTAGTTTTTTACTGATCGGAGCGGACAAAAGACCTCAGGATCCGGGCTTTAATGCCGATTCCATTATTATGGCCAGTGTTGATCCCCAAAGCAAGATCATTTCCATGCTTTCTATCCCCAGAGATACCAGGGTCCGGCTTTCTGAGGATAACTTTGTCAAGATGAATTCTGTGCCCATGCTGGAGAGTACTTCTGTCCTCATGGACAAAGTGACGGAATTGACCGGTGTGCCCCTGCAAGGGTATATCATGACCAATTTTAATGGCTTTAAATCGATCATTGATACTCTGGGCGGTATTGATCTTTATGTCGAAAAAGATATGTATTATGAAACAGGAGACAACGAGGACGGTTATATCAATCTGAAACAGGGAGAGCAAAGGCTTAATGGCGAGCAGGCTCTGCAATACGCCCGTTTCAGGCACGATGCTCTGGCGGATATTTCCAGGACAGCCAGGCAGCAAAAAGTGCTGAGGGCTGTGGCTGATCAGTTGCTGCAAGTCAAGACCATAACCAGGCTTCCGGCATTAATCGCCCAATTTAAGGCGGCTGTTGAAACCAATCTGAGTTTAACCGATTTGTTGAGGATGGCCAAAGCAGCGGCAGCCTTCGACAGTTCCAATATTGTCGCTCAGACTTTACCGGGAGCATTTCTGGACTATGACGGAATCAGCTATTGGGAGGTTAACCCGGAGCAAACCAAAATTACCGTCCAAAATCTATTCTTGGGGATTACATCGGACAAGGTCATAGATAATGAGGTCATTGATCTGCTTGATCCGGGGATAAAAGCCCATATCAAGGTTCCGGGCAACCCTCAGGACCCCAACAGCAAAAAATCTCCCTCATACCAGGATTTTTTAAAAAATTATCCGCTTCCAAGCGCCACTGAACGTAAAAATGACTGA
- a CDS encoding flagellar hook-basal body protein: MMRSLYSAISGLKNEQIAMDVIGNNIANVNTVGYKYSRTGFSTMLSQSMRGASAPDTADPSTYGGTDGIQIGLGSAIGSIDQIMTQGGSQSTGKNTDLMLQGEGFFMLQDSNGNVYLSRNGNFKTDGAGNLVDASTGFIVQGYENDGSDPWDTLANINLAIGRSDPEGGTNTLSSFEINSQGIIMGTFTDSDSTDGTTDPAYTVPLYQIAVATCNNPSGLTPVGNNYYQESPNSGEVKINVAGENGNRSISTGCLEMSNVNLSEQFTDMIVTQRGFQANSRVITVSDSMLQELVDLKRQ, encoded by the coding sequence ATGATGCGTTCATTGTACTCAGCCATTTCAGGGCTGAAAAACGAACAGATCGCCATGGATGTGATCGGCAACAATATTGCCAATGTGAATACCGTAGGGTATAAGTACTCAAGGACAGGATTTTCCACCATGCTGTCCCAAAGCATGCGCGGAGCTTCGGCCCCGGATACGGCAGACCCTTCGACATATGGGGGGACAGACGGGATTCAGATCGGTTTGGGTTCAGCAATCGGTTCTATTGACCAGATCATGACCCAGGGCGGTTCTCAAAGCACGGGAAAAAATACGGATCTGATGCTTCAGGGAGAAGGATTCTTTATGCTGCAGGACAGCAACGGAAATGTCTACCTCTCCCGCAACGGGAATTTTAAAACAGATGGCGCCGGTAATCTTGTCGATGCTTCCACAGGGTTTATTGTACAGGGATATGAGAATGACGGATCCGATCCGTGGGATACTCTGGCAAATATTAATTTAGCGATTGGAAGGTCAGACCCGGAAGGCGGGACTAATACCTTATCCAGTTTTGAAATCAATTCCCAGGGGATCATCATGGGAACATTTACCGATTCTGACTCTACTGACGGTACTACAGATCCGGCTTATACCGTGCCTCTTTATCAAATTGCTGTCGCGACATGCAATAACCCTTCAGGCTTGACACCGGTAGGCAATAATTATTACCAGGAAAGTCCCAACTCAGGGGAGGTAAAGATCAATGTGGCCGGGGAAAACGGCAATAGATCGATTAGCACCGGCTGCTTGGAGATGTCAAATGTTAACCTTTCAGAGCAGTTTACGGACATGATTGTCACCCAGCGCGGTTTCCAAGCCAATTCCAGGGTTATTACCGTATCGGACAGCATGCTGCAGGAGCTTGTGGATCTCAAACGCCAGTAG
- a CDS encoding adaptor protein MecA — MRILKVNENTVRIFISFSELSARNISLADFFQRSERTEQFFWEIIGKAREEVNFNLDQPFWIQATVASDDEFVITVIKQDEQIEAEINHIIQNNFNDKKSTPKVSVKTANSDWVYVFSDFEDVLNCLSLIPDVPQLSSALYKYEQEYFLSLGKMTSSRKRKIMEAILDEYGEAILLSDIFLKEHGETIISENAISKLKKIVEDKTVI; from the coding sequence ATGCGGATTCTTAAGGTAAATGAGAACACAGTGAGGATTTTTATATCATTTAGCGAGCTTTCAGCAAGAAATATTTCACTTGCCGATTTTTTTCAGCGCTCAGAAAGAACCGAACAGTTCTTTTGGGAGATAATTGGCAAAGCAAGAGAAGAAGTTAATTTTAATCTGGATCAGCCTTTTTGGATACAGGCGACAGTGGCTTCGGATGATGAATTTGTCATTACGGTGATCAAACAGGATGAACAAATTGAGGCCGAAATTAATCATATTATTCAAAATAACTTTAATGACAAGAAAAGTACGCCTAAAGTTTCGGTAAAGACAGCCAATTCGGATTGGGTATATGTTTTTTCCGACTTCGAAGATGTGCTGAATTGTTTAAGCCTGATTCCTGATGTGCCGCAGCTTAGCTCGGCCCTATACAAGTATGAACAGGAATATTTCCTCAGCTTGGGTAAGATGACTTCCTCCAGAAAGAGAAAGATCATGGAAGCGATCCTGGACGAATATGGGGAAGCGATTTTGCTGTCCGATATTTTCCTCAAGGAGCATGGAGAAACCATCATTAGTGAAAATGCGATTTCCAAGCTGAAAAAGATCGTTGAGGACAAGACTGTTATCTAA
- a CDS encoding FapA family protein, with product MKEIIAHGKSLDEIRAEWAEKWECQPEDLELEVKAKPGIFHKSWTVRVVLNEQAAAAPQETEITWDGEKYKIIPGKEVETIYPFTPAGRLNHENQELFEEYTVTRGDSLEFYPLMREGGLKWNLQVSPDGSMAVAFVKHDHAGKYIFVEEIPNESRFYLEKYLRWEPSEDRGEVWDEEKLKEELKENQIIHGIKPDAWARVLAVEGAAQVVIAEETPAVPTIHAKLEDYIGKSSDQINDDEKIDYFASKLKVCQEGDLLAKKIPGQEGTPGMNIFGDIRPVEKMIDFQFKRKQKQNVCFSEDGLEVRAACTGTPKKSDNYTYHVENVYILNNDVDLTTGSVDFPGNVMINGNVQEGLHVCSGGTVSLQGSASNAVIKAGSGLLVKNNIIASKIIVGEKYVSRSQYIKLLKDLTEDLEDCVTQVEQIESSAAGRNVPIGQLLKIVLEKNFRTLPKKAEEAEKSLAAQDEQMSDKELDIAIKSIKHFVVGTGPLQMKSLTFLKSSFKVVENFVKMVTDVVAENIVCDVNYVQNSDLKCAGDFVCRKGVYNSTINAEGKVDILGVCRGGEIFCGQDAYFKELGGSNISATVIRANKQSKINVDYCNSNVIFYSGKEIIRIDEDVQKLSIYRENGLLKADKLKWDKQS from the coding sequence TTGAAAGAAATAATTGCCCATGGGAAGTCCCTGGATGAGATTCGTGCAGAATGGGCAGAAAAGTGGGAATGTCAACCGGAGGACCTTGAACTGGAAGTAAAAGCAAAGCCGGGAATTTTTCATAAAAGTTGGACAGTACGGGTTGTTCTGAACGAACAGGCAGCGGCTGCCCCCCAGGAAACAGAGATCACTTGGGACGGAGAAAAATATAAGATTATCCCCGGTAAAGAGGTCGAAACCATTTATCCGTTTACACCGGCCGGCAGACTAAATCACGAAAATCAGGAATTATTTGAGGAGTATACAGTAACCAGAGGAGATTCTTTGGAGTTTTACCCTTTGATGAGAGAAGGCGGCCTCAAATGGAATCTCCAGGTTTCCCCTGACGGCAGCATGGCCGTTGCTTTTGTCAAACATGACCATGCCGGCAAATATATTTTTGTTGAAGAGATTCCCAATGAATCACGTTTTTATCTTGAAAAATATCTGCGCTGGGAACCATCTGAGGATAGGGGAGAAGTATGGGATGAAGAAAAGCTCAAAGAGGAATTAAAAGAAAATCAGATCATTCACGGAATAAAGCCGGATGCCTGGGCCAGAGTTCTGGCCGTCGAAGGAGCGGCCCAAGTGGTTATTGCGGAAGAAACCCCGGCGGTACCTACGATACACGCAAAATTGGAGGATTATATCGGGAAATCCTCCGACCAAATCAATGATGATGAAAAGATCGACTATTTTGCTTCCAAACTGAAGGTTTGCCAGGAGGGGGATCTCTTGGCCAAAAAAATTCCCGGGCAGGAAGGGACGCCGGGGATGAATATATTTGGGGATATCAGGCCCGTTGAAAAAATGATTGATTTTCAGTTCAAGCGAAAACAAAAGCAGAACGTTTGTTTTTCCGAAGATGGGCTGGAAGTCAGGGCCGCCTGTACAGGCACCCCGAAAAAATCTGACAATTACACGTATCATGTAGAAAATGTTTATATTCTGAATAATGATGTTGATCTAACGACGGGAAGCGTAGATTTCCCCGGGAATGTGATGATTAACGGAAATGTGCAGGAAGGACTTCATGTTTGTTCAGGAGGGACAGTCAGCCTTCAGGGGTCGGCCTCTAATGCGGTGATCAAAGCAGGGAGCGGGCTTTTAGTGAAAAATAACATTATTGCCAGCAAGATCATTGTCGGGGAGAAATATGTTTCACGCTCTCAGTACATAAAATTACTCAAAGACCTGACTGAAGACCTGGAGGATTGCGTCACCCAGGTGGAACAAATTGAAAGCAGCGCGGCAGGCAGAAATGTGCCGATTGGGCAGTTATTAAAAATTGTGCTGGAAAAGAATTTCCGGACTCTTCCCAAAAAAGCGGAGGAAGCGGAAAAGAGCCTGGCTGCGCAGGATGAACAGATGTCCGATAAAGAACTTGATATTGCCATAAAATCGATCAAGCATTTTGTGGTGGGAACCGGGCCTTTGCAAATGAAAAGTTTAACTTTCCTCAAAAGCTCATTCAAAGTTGTGGAAAATTTTGTGAAAATGGTCACCGATGTTGTTGCGGAGAATATCGTTTGTGATGTCAATTACGTCCAAAACTCCGACCTGAAATGTGCAGGGGATTTTGTCTGCAGGAAAGGTGTATATAATTCTACAATTAATGCAGAGGGCAAAGTTGATATTTTAGGAGTTTGCAGGGGCGGGGAAATATTCTGCGGCCAGGATGCCTATTTTAAGGAGCTGGGCGGGTCAAACATCAGCGCGACAGTCATTCGGGCCAACAAACAGAGTAAAATCAATGTTGATTATTGCAATTCAAATGTGATTTTTTACAGCGGCAAAGAGATCATCAGAATAGATGAAGATGTTCAAAAATTAAGTATTTATCGAGAAAACGGACTGCTCAAAGCAGATAAGCTGAAATGGGACAAGCAATCGTAA
- the flgB gene encoding flagellar basal body rod protein FlgB has product MNNWLDTRVLNILEGGLDGLSLRNKVLADNIANVDTPNFKKSDVNFEAVLQEAIGEDQALPMKMSLPGHLPGVGASAGTVVLQDNSTTIRNDGNNVDVDLEMSKVAENTLHYNALAQALISQFTMLKQAMRE; this is encoded by the coding sequence ATGAATAACTGGTTGGATACCAGGGTTTTAAATATTCTTGAAGGCGGACTGGATGGCTTGAGCCTGCGCAATAAAGTGCTGGCGGATAATATTGCCAATGTTGACACTCCGAACTTTAAAAAATCGGATGTCAATTTTGAGGCGGTTCTTCAGGAGGCCATCGGCGAGGATCAGGCTTTGCCGATGAAGATGTCACTCCCCGGGCACCTGCCGGGAGTAGGCGCTTCTGCGGGAACGGTCGTACTCCAGGATAACAGTACGACCATCCGCAATGACGGCAATAATGTGGACGTTGATTTGGAAATGTCCAAGGTAGCGGAAAATACCCTCCATTACAATGCCTTGGCTCAGGCCCTGATTTCCCAGTTCACGATGTTAAAACAGGCGATGAGGGAATAA
- a CDS encoding flagellar hook capping FlgD N-terminal domain-containing protein has product MSMVNGAYSIGTTGSGGSDTVTSTASKDLGKNDFLQLLVAQLKYQDPMSPMDNTQFVSQMAQFSALEQMTNVADAIVTLTSLYSQSLLYQGSAMIGKTAAYQAGSEGQELTTGKVNSIRIQDNVLQVQVDDQWVDLGNILQVSE; this is encoded by the coding sequence ATGAGCATGGTGAACGGAGCATATTCGATCGGGACGACAGGTTCCGGCGGCAGCGATACCGTCACAAGCACTGCTTCAAAGGATTTGGGAAAAAACGATTTTCTTCAGCTTCTTGTGGCACAGCTTAAATATCAGGACCCCATGTCGCCGATGGACAATACCCAATTTGTTTCGCAAATGGCCCAGTTCAGCGCTTTGGAACAGATGACCAATGTCGCCGATGCGATCGTCACTCTGACTTCCCTGTACAGCCAGTCCCTGCTGTATCAAGGTTCGGCCATGATCGGCAAGACGGCGGCTTACCAGGCCGGCAGTGAAGGCCAGGAGCTGACGACGGGCAAAGTGAATTCAATAAGGATTCAGGATAATGTCCTGCAGGTACAGGTCGACGATCAGTGGGTTGACCTGGGGAATATTTTGCAGGTCAGTGAATAG